The Apostichopus japonicus isolate 1M-3 chromosome 12, ASM3797524v1, whole genome shotgun sequence sequence GGGAATGTATCCATGTAGTTTGGGGTGTGTGTTACATGACATttaagtttgtatgcacgataaaCTCAACAATGGAaagattgatcgataccataCTTGGTGTGGGTGACCCATAATACTTAGATGAATCTTATTTATGTTGGTGCTcatatgatgaatattaatgaggtcacatgGTCAAATAAAAAACCCTAAAATTACAAGAACTCAGCATTAATCTTAAGTCTCAGTTTTTTCAAACTTGTTATAGTGTTAGGAGGCAGGACTTAGCATTATAACTGTAGCAAATCTTTGTATGCCCAATAATGTTACAAGGAAATGAATAATCACTACCATACTGGTGGATTGCCTGAAGTGAGTAAATAAACCCTGTGGATTTTGGTGCCTCTGGGTCAAATGTTGCAATCTTCAAATGACAATAAATTTGACAACCATAGGCGTGTATATCTTCAAAATTGGTACATGTGCTATAGGTAGATACTGACTAACCATGCTGATGTgttttgcaattgatatcattaaTGTTAATTAGGGGCATTGCCTAGCATTATTTCTTTTACAAAAGTTCaggaatttgtttttattttcttaaacaTTTATGTTCCTCTGAATGAATAATCCATATGCAGCAGCAGCAACCATGAAATGTTTGCCATTCTGGCTTTTTTCATCTTTTGAATCTCAAACTTAGTGAATCGATGCACTAACAGATTTCAGCaatgaagaaatgttgaatGGTTATTTGTTTAGGAAATATCCAAGAAAGTGAACTGCCTTGATGCTTTCATCTATAGGACCCATATTAACTATTGTTGCATGAACATGTTTAACAACATGCAAAGTGATTGACAACAGTTTggtaaataatttattatacagTTGCTGAGTCTTCAAGAAGGAGAGCTTGAATGGGTGTCAAACCATTTAGGACACAATGTTGACATCCATCGATTGTCCTATCGACTCCACGAGTctacaatcgaatgtactgtactaAAGTTGCCAAACTATTGATGGCGGTGGAGTCAGGAACAATTGCCCAACACAAAGGTTCCACATTGGAAGACTTGGAGGTTAATGGTGAGTACACAAAGCATATGAGAATAATGCTACTGCTTTTCTGTTTCATATGAAAGTCTTCTAAGATTAATTGAGATGAATGGCGAGAACATATGTCAGAACACATAGTTATATGAATGTCTTTAATATttagaaatataaaaattttACTGACTTAAACAACCAGTAACTGATCAAAAATAACTTGAATAAGAAGGGACAGTTGGCAGCTGAAGTTATTTGGGTTTGGGACCAAAATGATGTCAAGCAAGAACATTTCCTTGTTGCTTCCTTCACTAGCACTCTTAACAATCTCTTTAATATGCATTTCTAACTATTCTAACTATTCCCAAAGTTATGTCATCATTGTGAtgatatttaaccttgaatgaTAATTTTGATAGGAGCCCAAGCATAGTCAAGTTGATTTCCAGCTAATTACTACTATTAGTGCAATACATGTCATCAGTTGACCCATAGGGTAATCAGAAAACTTAGAAGTCTTAAACTAACAATGGAGGGTATGTATAGTAACGAAATATCCAAATATATTGAAGTCTCATGAGGTGGTGTAGGGTCTAGAAATTGTTAATCAACTCTGTGTCAGTCGGCAGAGGACTGAAAAATTACACCAACTGCGGTTTGGGCAATGAGTTCCGAGTGCCCTAATTAATTGGAACCAACCAGAACTCTGTGTGTGACTGTATGTCAATAAATCAAATACAATACATTCTTCATAGTAAAGGCAACTATATCAAGATCACAAACGTTTTTATTATCTTTCAGATATTGAAATCACGTTGGAGAACAGTGAAGACAGTGCCACTGACTCTGAAAATGAGGAACAAGATGGGCATAGTGGAGGTATGCATACAAAGTGTCTGTTTCTTACATTTTAATGCCTAATAGTTACATCGCTAGTGTAGCTACAGTGCCATGATATAAGTACAAATATCCATGAAATGCTTGCTCTTTATAATACTTTCATTTGATTGGAGATAATGTAACATGTTGAACAATCTATCATTTGCaagttgggggaggggattgggaAAAGTTGGAAGTCACATCCCACTTTTCCAATCTTTACCAAAAGTGATAATCATGAAGTGAAAGTTTAATCAGGCTCAACAAATTGTTCCTCTTAATCTGATATCTTTCTtaatgttcatatttatttattatgctTTCCTTGTGGTTTGCTTTTTTAActtggcttttacttcttttgcATCCTTTgcatattttcttctttgtttccTAATGCACTCTTCCTCTTTGTAAAATTCAAATTTGGGTTTAATGGCCTTTTAGGGTAGGTTAGCACTTTGCTGCTTTAAACAGAGCTTTACCCTCACAAAAGTGTAAAGCATAAATATTCAGCATAAGCAAATGCAGGAATTTCATGTGTTTAACCTTCCCTGTACTTGGAATTTATGTAGAAGCTGTACCGGAACCACACTCTTGCAAGCGTAGAAAACCAGTGGTGGTAGAGAGTGAAGAAGAAGACACCACACCTATTCCGAGTGGTAAGTATAAAAGAAAGTAGGCTTGTTTGATACTTTGCAAGTGATGTGGTATGAGAGTGTGCCAAAAGATAGTTGAAAATAATCTTAACTATGTGAGAGCAGAAACATGCAGAtaaatattatgcaaattatcTGTATGAATCACTAAAGACCTATTTTATGCCATGTATTTTATGTTTCCAGGGAAACAAACATTTATGCTAATGTAAAAATGGTTCATATTAACAAGCTCAATGTATACTAACACTGTAGCACATTATCATTGACAACAGTTCTGTTGTGCATGGTGTACTAGTTAGCTAGCTGTACGGTGCTTTAAATTTGGGGGATGTGGTATATTCATTCAGAAATATTGAAGCATGTTATGAGGTGGTATAAATTACAGAACTGCTTAAGGGACTCACCACTTCAGACTTTAAAAGTTGGTCACTGGTATGTGTGTGCTTGCGTAATATGACAATGTACTCATTCAAAGCATGTAAGAAATCTGACCGtgtgaaaaatatttaaaaggaaTGAACACTACCAATTGTAGTACACAAGCCAGATCAATATCTACTTTGACTTCTACAAATGCTAGGCCTATAGTActgtagaattttttttcttattgatttttaattgttaattttctttgttattcttCTTGAAATTCACCAGAGCCACCGTGTAAGAAATCTGGCAAAGCTAAACAAATAAGAAAGCAAAAACGTCCAATGGTGGTAGAGAGTGAAGAAGAAGACACCACACCTATTCCGAGTGGTAAGTATAAAAGAAAGTAGGCTTGTTTGATACTTTGCAAATGatgttatatgtacatatatatgtgatatgtaCATGCAGAAATATTGAAGCATGTTATGAGGTGGTATAAATTACAGAACTTTTGCATTGGGTTCTCACCACTTCAGACTTTAAAAGTTGGTCACTCGTACGTGTGTGCTTGCATCAATTAACTTGCTGCTGGAAGTCACAGAGGTAGTTAAGCTTTTCTAAAGAATTGTGTAATATAGTGgtggatttaaaaaaatatccaaaagCACATATTGGTAATATTAAAAACGTACCGAAATTAAAACAGAACCTTATTCCAGAATGTTTAATTGTAATATTGCTGCACTATTTTTAAGCATTGGCTCATCCTAAGTTTAACTTAAACGAAAATAAAACTGTCAGTCAGGTTCCAGTTTATGGAAACACTTTCATGTTACTTCATTTGGCCCCTTCTTTCATTGCATGTACATGTGCACTAACATGGACAAGCTTTTCAACTTAAAGTAAAGCAACTATGTACCaccattttttacatttttggacATATGCATTCACATGATAGAGATATGATTACTCATCATGTTGTTCTATATAGCAATGTGTTATTGATGATATGTACAAGTTAAACTCGATTAAAGTTCTGATCAAATACCTATATAGGGATAAACCGGAATGAATCTGACCCACCCACCTGACCCACCTTGTTGGACTGAGTCCTCAAGGTCATGTTTTATCAGTCAGCTCAATATGGATATAAAAATTCAAaggcattgttttttttttgtgatattttagtGATGATGTGATAATTTCCTAATGCCCCTTCAACTATTCAGTCAAGTTAGAGTTGACTAATTTAATGATTTGATTAGTAGCTTGATATATTGAATAACATGTCTTTAGTATGCATTATTCCTTTTGAAGGTCACATCAACTGACTTTAATTTTTCTATTTCATAATTTCAGATGAGATGGCAGCAATGAAGAAAGGAAAGAGAATCAATTGGTCAACAGAGGAAATTGAAACATTGAGGAGGAGTTTTAGCAAGGAATATCATAGTAATGTTTTGCCAGGTTTTGCAAAGATAAGGAAAATAATAGAAAAACACCCAATTTTAAAACAAAGGAACCCATCAGCAGTCAAAAGCCGCTTTCAGTATATGCTGAAGCAGAAAtggcaaaaataaatataaatctgCAACTAGTTTATCTATTTATGTATTTCAATACtttaattttcaaacttatCGGTCATGTGAACCAAGGTCATCAAAgttcaattaatgttaaaaatataGTACTTTCGGTGAGAAAAtagacaaagaaaaaatgtttgaatttttatagttttgatgctatattcacagtctcaccaatcaaaaatgtcaatgggttgaccccaggtgactTTAGTATGTGAAGTTATGAGGTCATAGTTAAATTTCAGACACttactgcaataactcccagtgccaaggagtgacatggttgatattttgggacaagttgcaaatggtataggggaatattttcaaactaaacCGTCATTAATcagaggtcaccaaaggtcaattaatgttaaaaaaaaagtattttggggggagtaaataggcaaagaaaaaatgtttgaatttttatagttttgatgctatattcacagtctcaccgatcaaaaatgtcaatggtttgaccccaggtgacctttttgtgtgaatttataaggtcaaagttaattttgagacatttagtgcaataactcccagtgacacggttgatattttgggacaagttgcaatgGTATAAGGGTATATTTTCAAgcttaacagtcatgtgatccaaggtcatcaaaggtcaattaatgttaaaaaaaagtattttgggggtgaaaatgggcaaagaaaaatatgtttgaatttatatagttttgatgctatattcacgttcTCACctatcaaaaatgtcaatgggttggcCCCAGGTGACTTTGTTTGTGAAGTTATGAAGTCATAGTTAATTTTCAAACCTTTATTGCagtaactcccagtgccaaggtgtgatatggttgatattttgggacaagttgcaaatggtataggggaatattttcaaacttaacagtcatgtgatccgaggtcagcaaaggtcaattaatgttaaaaaactgtattttggggggagaatatgggcaaagaatttttttttgaattatagttttgatgctatattcatggtctcaccgatcaaaaatgtcaatggtttgaccccaggtgacctttgtgtgtgaagttatgagGTCACAGTTACATTTCAGACATTTTGTGCAATAACTCTAATTGCCAAGGTGTGAcccggttgatattttgggacaagttgcaaatggtataggggaatattttcaaacttaatagtcatgtgatccgaggtcaccaaagatcaattaatgttaaaaaaaaagtattttggggggagtaaatgggcaaagaaaaaatgtttgaatttttatagttttgatgctatattcacagtctcaccgatcaaaaatgtcaatggtttgaccccaggtgacctttttgtgtgaaTTTATAAGGTCGAAGTTAAATGtgagacatttagtgcaataactcccagtgacacggttgatattttgggacaagttgcaaatggtataagggtatattttcaaacttaacagtcatgtgatccgaggtcatcaaaggtcaattaatgttaaaaaaaagtattttgggggtgaaaatgggcaaaggaaaatatgtttgaatttttatagttttgatgctatattcacgttcTCACctatcaaaaatgtcaatgggttggcCCCAGGTGACTTTGTTTGTGAAGTTATTAAGTCATAGTTAATTTTCAAACCTCTATTGCAATAACTCCCGATGCCAAGGTGTgatatggttgatattttgggacaagttgcaaatggtataggggaatattttcaaacgaacagtcatgtgatccaaggtcaccaaaggtcaattaatgttaaaaaaactgcATTTTGGGGGGAGAATATGGGCAAAGAATTATTTTTTTGAATTattatagttttgatgctatattcatggtctcaccgatcaaaaatgtcaatggtttgaccccaggtgacctttttATGTGAATTTATAAGGTCGAAGTTAATTTtgagacatttagtgcaataactcccggtgacatggttgatattttgggacaagttgcaaatggtataagggtatattttcaaacttaacagtcatgtgatccaaggtcatcaaaggtcaattaatgttaaaaaaagtattttgggggtgaaaatgggcaaagaatttttttttgaattatagttttgatgctatatttcACGTTCTCACctatcaaaaatgtcaatgggttgaccccaggtgacctttgtttGTGAAGTTATGAGGTCACAGTTacatttcagacatttagtgcaataactctaATTGCCAAGGTGTGAcccggttgatattttgggacaagttgcaaatggtatagggaaatattttcaaacttaatcgtcatgtgatccgagatcaccaaaggtcaattaatgttaaaaaaaaaagtattttggggggagcaaatgggcaaagaaaaaatgtttgaatttttatagttttgatgctatattcacagtctcaccgatcaaaaatgtcaatggtttgaccccaggtgacctttttgtgtgaaTTTATAAGGTCGAAGTTAATTTtgagacatttagtgcaataactcccagtgacacggttgatattttgggacaagttgcaaatggtataaggGTATATTTTCAAgcttaacagtcatgtgatccgaggtcaccaaaggtcaattaatgttaaaaaatagtattttaggGTTGAAAATGGGCAAAGCAAAATGTTTGAATAGTTTTAATGCATTATTTAGGTCACACTGATCAAAACTGTCATTGGGTTGAATTCgtgggtgacctttgtgtgtgaagttatgtatacaagctCAGAGtcaatttttagacatttattGCCATATTaaaactcccagtgccaaggtctgacatgattgatattttgggacaagttgtgaatggggtggtgagacattttcaaacttaacggtcatgtgatctgagatcaccaatgttatcatatatgttgacccgcttgtaggtgaccttatatttcttacattttcgacaccatattcagatctcaaaagtacCCTCCGGtcaaaaatctgatcacaatttgtgatcacaaaagtgttggctatagtgttggttactttatgggtacatgtaggaacacaattacttggactatttgagcccaatcttgctacgataatattatgtgtattggcATATAtccctacgcaaggaaccacagtgcccttgggttcttgtttattaaatgtttaaatgttcATATCAGTTTATATGTTGAGAAGTAGTcctattttttattaaatgttttaatgttcatatcagtttatattttgagatgtagtaccttttttttattaaatgttttaatgttcatatcagtttatattttgagatgtagtactttttttattaaatgttttaatgttcatatcAGTTTATAGTTTGAGATGTAGTTCTTATtttcaataaatgttttaatgttcatatcAGTTTATATTTTGAGATGGTAGTccttttttattaaatgttaattCAAACAAAGACCAATGTCCTGTGTACTTCTTTCattcatatttacatttttaagctGTTTGGAAGAGATAAACCAACTTAAAGCAACCTGATGATATTTGTTGTGTATGATCCttttcttggttttcttttgCTTTGCTCAATAAGAATTTGAATGCACATACTTCGTGGACCATCCACAAATCTTATACACGTGATCTTGCATTATTAAATAGGCTTAAACCAAAACTATTTGAAGGTGTTAGAAATTTATCATGCGAGAGAGGAAGTCAAAATGGTGGTGCTTTCGACACGGAAAAAAATCCATGTAAAAATAGGTCTTTTCTAAAGGTTCTGTCAATTTCACGTCGTTTTCTGCTTCCTGCTCTACGCTGTCTCAAAAGGCGTACAGCGAGTTACAAACTATCCTCTTTGTGCACAAAACCAGACAATTGAGGGTCTCAACAGATATATGAAGAACTTTCCCGATGGTCAAATCCCCCGTGTAAGGCCTCTCCGTGATACTGGGATGCTTGAACACCCGTGGGGTGGAACACTGTGAATTTGGGGCCCGTCGGGTAGGGCGACGGTAACGATTTAAATGCCGAAAGAAAGGGCAAGTTTGAagcaataaatacaaaaaaaatatatatatacaagcacTGATCACTATCTATAATTTAttgagggagggagaggggacgGCCTTGTCATTCCCGGTGGTAGCCTTTCGGAGTCTATAATTTATGGAAATTCACAGTGCACCCGCCTGAGGTCTCTATTTCTGGGCAAAGAGGGGGCTTTAAATCAAACATTGGGATGGGGGTTGTAATTAGATTGTATTGGTCATGTCGGTAAGTGTGTGCATCGCGTCCTAGAGAAAATATGCAAGAGACTAAGGGTAAGCTTTCTGTTGGGAAAAGTATGGGGTGGTGGAAAGGGAATGGTAGGGAGACTAGTGAACTTTATATGAATGCAATTAGGAAAAAATGTTGATAGGATAGCTCTGTTAGAGGGTGCAGATAGGATGGAAGGGGCAGGAATTAAAATGCAGGAGGTAAATATTTGCAGTGCTATATCATGAAATCAAAATTTCAGACAAAATTACCAGACATCAGTCTGGTGATTGGTGTGAGCAAAAACAGTGGCACAGTGATGAACAAAGACTACCACCTTCATGAGGTTTTCCCTGATCTTTCCTTGCCTACATTTCAGGGACTTAGTGAACCACCTCTTGTCCATCGCTGCATACCACGATTTATTCGAAACCAGAATGAGAATCGATGTTTccttggtgtttttttttcttctaaaagtTTATGTTTGTACCTTCATATAGTTATATAAAAGGCACACTTAATCTTCATTATTCGCATCGAAAATGAAAGGATGAAGTAACACTTTATGGGAGGAGGGGATGGTACCTTTTAAGTAATTTCTGCTTAAATTTGGGCGAAACCTTTTCCAACCTTCTacaaaccccctccccccgcccctcccGCTTCAAGTGCTCTCTAACGATTCCCATTGTCCATTTCCTTTTTCATAGATTAGTCAAGGATAGATTTTAACAGTCCGTTTATTTGCACTGTCGATTTATCTGAATAAGCCGTCAAATGATATTCGAAGAAAGTATTTTAAAGGCCTATATCATGCACGTATAGCGATATATGTACGAGACAGAAAAGTAAACTGCAtactataaataccatttccagataaCCAAACCCGTAattgaatatattaaaaatttattAAACTACTATAATTCACAACAAGAAGAATCTGGGAGGGACGCCCCACCCATAAAATCTCAATTTTCTACAGGAAGACTTAAACCGGTCAAATATGGGACTGTTAATATCCGTTATTTACCGAACTGGTAGATTTGTTTAATTCATGTATGACTGAGCATCAATagattcaaattaaaaatagataaccATATCACATTAACGTGGTGATAGTATTGACGTTTTGTTTTTAGTAATCCACTTACTCTCAATTAGAATATATACTCGCAAGTGTATGAACTGATTATGTGGACAGTCCACATAATCTGAtacacatgatattgtataacatattgattctaagacaaagctcctcttgaattTATTCAGgaatgatcagctaatctaattcACATCGACATCCTTCTGAACAAGGGTCAAACCCacaaatctcgaaatatttcagttaatcaaCACTCtgtcaaacaagggtctgttatatcttttattttccgaagttgtagttctgtgtattgaatg is a genomic window containing:
- the LOC139977303 gene encoding uncharacterized protein; translation: MAVESGTIAQHKGSTLEDLEVNDIEITLENSEDSATDSENEEQDGHSGEAVPEPHSCKRRKPVVVESEEEDTTPIPSEPPCKKSGKAKQIRKQKRPMVVESEEEDTTPIPSDEMAAMKKGKRINWSTEEIETLRRSFSKEYHSNVLPGFAKIRKIIEKHPILKQRNPSAVKSRFQYMLKQKWQK